The proteins below are encoded in one region of Phyllopteryx taeniolatus isolate TA_2022b chromosome 11, UOR_Ptae_1.2, whole genome shotgun sequence:
- the wdr11 gene encoding WD repeat-containing protein 11 isoform X4, with the protein MIPYTVNIKLAARTLTGTLNLQNKTAVDWGWQGLIAQGCHSSILIIDPKTSQTIQVLERHKANVVKVKWSRENYYHNLSSPYCLRLASGDASGKIIVWDVVSGTAHCEIQEHSKPIQDLEWLWNQDVSRDLLLAVHPPNYIVLWNGDTGTKLWKKSYAENILSFSFDPFDPSNMALLTSEGIVFITDFSHSKPPGSAGKKVYIASPHASPAHTKPAPTSAPAPTGAKKALNKVKVLITNEKPTAEAVTLNDCLQLSYLPSKRNHMLLLYPREILILDLELSQTVGVVAIERSGVPFIQVIPCAQRDALYCLHENGCITLRVCRSTTALEEVSGVADQEQSAQELVYDLRSQCDAIRITKTVRPYRLVICPVNENNAALMVSDGRVMLWELKAFTGRASVNPSSGLSPLYSPVSFCGAPLAPNQKHIQNLSLNSMIGQTLIAGEAPLPSFNQQEVQLKFLLTGLLSGLPLPPFAIRMCPPLTTKNINHYQPMLAVGTGNGSILVYNLTSGLLHKELSVHSCEVRGIEWVSLTSFLSFATSSPNNMGLVRNELQHVDMPTGRCFAFRGERGNDEPPIEMMKVSHLKQYLVVVFRDKPLELWDIRTGTLLREMAKNFPTVTALEWSPSHNLKSLKKKQMAAREAMARQTVSDAEQNTVESSVISLLQDAESKSETNHPISAREHFVFTDTDGQVYHITVEGNTVKDGARIPPDGSMGSIACIAWKGDTLVLGDVDGNLNFWDLKARLSRGIPTHRGWVKKIRFAPGKGNQKLLVMYTDGAEVWDTKEVQMVSSMRIGRNVNYRVLDIDWCTSDKVVLASDDGCIRVLEMAMKSASYRMDEQDLTDSVWCPYLLLPRAALTLKAFLLLQPWSGTFTMDITQVDYNEKDEIKGLIQEQLNSLSNDMKSVLQDPELSLLQRCILVSRLFGDESDLHFWTVASHYLQSFAQARQLSVATADGQVQSELAQQSPQNHLDICHDMLCESSYFQKFQLDRVHLQEVKRSNYEHTKKCADQLLLLGQMWFCWLHQAVISNSHWSGSQPSVKRLG; encoded by the exons ATGATTCCATACACTGTCAACATCAAACTCGCAGCTCGGACGTTGACTGGCACTCTCAATTTGCAGAATAAAACCGCAGTGGATTG GGGCTGGCAGGGGCTGATAGCTCAGGGATGTCACTCTAGTATTCTCATTATCGATCCAAAGACATCACAGACCATCCAAGTGCTGGAAAGACACAAAGCCAATGTGGTCAAG GTGAAGTGGTCGAGAGAAAATTACTACCATAACCTGAGTTCGCCCTACTGTTTGCGACTGGCCTCCGGAGATGCCTCTGGAAAGATAATAGTGTGGGATGTCGTTAGTGGCACTGCCCATTGTGAGATTCAAGAGCACTCCAAACCCATCCAGG ATTTGGAGTGGCTGTGGAATCAAGATGTGTCTCGTGATCTGTTGTTGGCCGTGCATCCACCTAACTACATCGTTCTGTGGAATGGTGACACAGGAACCAAGTTGTGGAAGAAAAGCTATGCTGAAAACatcctctctttttcttttgaccCATTTGACCCATCCAACATGGCAT TGCTGACGAGCGAAGGAATAGTCTTCATCACAGACTTTTCCCACTCAAAACCACCAGGAAGTGCGGGCAAAAAGGTTTACATTGCAAGCCCTCACGCAAGCCCTGCCCACACCAAGCCTGCACCCACCTCTGCCCCGGCTCCTACTGGTGCCAAGAAGGCTCTGAACAAGGTCAAAGTGCTAATCACCAATGAAAAGCCTAC CGCAGAGGCAGTGACTTTGAACGACTGCCTGCAGCTGTCTTACCTGCCATCCAAAAGAAACCACATGTTGCTGCTTTATCCCAGAGAGATCCTCATCCTGGACTTGGAGCTCAGCCAGACTGTGGGAGTTGTAGCCATTGAGCGATCCGGAGTACCCTTCATCCAG GTGATCCCCTGCGCCCAGAGGGATGCCTTGTACTGCCTCCATGAGAACGGCTGCATCACGCTTCGTGTGTGCCGTTCCACTACAGCTCTTGAAGAAGTATCAGGAGTGGCAG aCCAAGAACAAAGTGCCCAGGAGCTTGTGTATGACCTCCGCTCTCAGTGTGATGCTATCCGAATCACCAAGACTGTCCGGCCATATCGCCTCGTTATCTGCCCTGTTAACGAAAACAATGCTGCTCTCATGGTCAGCGATGGTAGAGTCATGCTATGGGAGCTTAAAGCCTTCACAGGAAGAGCTTCTGTCAATCCAAG TTCAGGTTTGTCCCCACTCTACTCCCCGGTGTCTTTTTGTGGAGCTCCGCTGGCTCCAAACCAGAAACATATTCAGAATCTCTCTCTCAACAGCATGATAG GTCAAACTTTGATAGCTGGTGAGGCCCCTCTTCCATCCTTCAACCAGCAAGAAGTCCAGCTGAAGTTTCTGTTGACTGGCCTCCTCTCTGGTTTGCCACTGCCACCATTTGCCATCCGCATGTGTCCACCTCTAACAACCAAAAACATCAACCACTACCAACCTATGCTGGCTGTTG GCACCGGTAATGGGTCTATACTGGTCTACAACCTTACCAGTGGTCTTCTCCACAAGGAGCTCAGTGTCCATTCTTGTGAAGTCAG GGGTATTGAGTGGGTGAGTCTCACCAGCTTTCTATCTTTTGCCACTTCTTCTCCGAACAACATGGGCCTGGTTCGAAATGAGCTGCAGCACGTCGACATGCCTACTG GACGATGTTTTGCATTCAGAGGTGAGCGAGGAAATGATGAGCCACCCATTGAGATGATGAAAGTTTCACATCTAAA GCAGTACCTGGTAGTGGTGTTCAGAGACAAACCGCTGGAGTTGTGGGACATCAGGACAGGGACACTTCTTCGAGAGATGGCAAAGAACTTCCCTACTGTTACAGCTCTG gAGTGGTCCCCATCGCACAACTTGAAGAGTCTAAAGAAGAAGCAGATGGCAGCAAGGGAGGCCATGGCTCGGCAGACTGTGTCAGATGCTGAGCAAAATACGGTTGAATCCTCCGTTATCAG TCTGCTTCAGGATGCAGAGAGCAAGTCAGAGACCAACCACCCCATATCTGCCAGggaacattttgtgtttactgaTACAGATGGGCAGGTATACCATATCACTGTAGAGGGCAACACTGTAAAAGATGGTGCCCGTATCCCTCCTGAT GGCAGTATGGGTAGTATTGCTTGCATTGCTTGGAAAGGTGACACCCTGGTGCTCGGTGATGTGGATGGAAATCTTAACTTCTGGGACCTTAAAGCACGTTTGTCCag GGGAATACCAACTCACCGTGGCTGGGTGAAGAAAATCCGTTTTGCACCAGGAAAAGGCAACCAGAAACTCCTGGTTATGTACACCGATGGCGCAGAGGTCTGGGACACCAAAGAG GTCCAAATGGTTAGCAGCATGCGAATTGGTCGCAACGTAAACTATCGTGTTTTGGACATTGACTGGTGCACTTCAGACAAAGTCGTGCTGGCTTCAGATGATGGCTGTATTCGAGTGTTGGAGATGGCAATGAAGTCCGCTAGTTATCGTATGGATGAACAAGATCTCACCG ATTCAGTGTGGTGCCCCTACCTGCTGCTACCTCGAGCTGCCCTCACTCTCAAGGCTTTCCTCCTACTGCAGCCCTGGTCGGGGACCTTCACTATGGACATTACACAAGT AGACTACAATGAGAAAGATGAGATAAAAGGTCTGATCCAGGAGCAGCTCAATTCTTTGTCAAA TGACATGAAGAGTGTGCTGCAGGACCCAGAGCTCAGCCTGCTGCAGCGCTGCATCCTGGTCTCAcg GCTGTTCGGGGACGAGTCTGACCTTCACTTTTGGACAGTGGCTTCACACTACCTCCAGTCATTTGCACAGGCTCGTCAGCTCAGTGTGGCCACAGCGGACGGTCAAGTTCAAAGTGAATTAGCCCAGCAGTCTCCTCAGAATCACCTGGACATCTGCCATGACATGTTGTGTGAGAGCTCCTATTTCCAG